In Holophagales bacterium, one DNA window encodes the following:
- a CDS encoding helix-turn-helix domain-containing protein — protein sequence MTKPKLPEGRGKLREGPNGEEVPFGTWLRRQREARGVSLREIADSTRISLRYLEALETDRFDALPAPVFAKGFLREYARVVGLDPDEVVNLFLVAARSGQAPEDEVPPAAARTRRVGNPWGYGLLLGLAMVLLLAIAVALSFWAERRSRGAAPAVASVVPPLAADEAVAAVPRHDEGAPRPVGAGGSGEPVEPSRAAAPGPVSMPSGAAPTAVPTAPASSAPLVVTLAFSGDCWVEALVDGRRRPGELKISGESLMLEGSESVTLTLGNRAGVTVTANGQPIALPPSSSNVVRGLRIERTNLSSPAEAAPR from the coding sequence ATGACCAAGCCGAAACTGCCGGAAGGACGAGGGAAGCTCAGGGAAGGACCGAACGGGGAAGAGGTCCCCTTCGGTACCTGGCTGCGACGGCAGCGCGAGGCGCGCGGTGTCAGCTTGCGGGAGATCGCCGACAGCACGCGGATCAGCCTGCGCTATCTCGAGGCGCTGGAAACGGACCGCTTCGACGCGCTCCCGGCTCCCGTCTTCGCCAAGGGGTTCCTGCGGGAGTACGCGCGTGTCGTCGGGCTGGATCCCGACGAGGTGGTCAACCTCTTCCTCGTCGCGGCCCGGTCCGGGCAGGCACCCGAGGACGAAGTCCCGCCGGCCGCCGCCCGCACCCGCCGCGTCGGCAACCCGTGGGGATACGGCCTCCTGCTCGGGCTCGCGATGGTGCTGCTGCTGGCGATCGCGGTGGCTCTCTCGTTCTGGGCCGAGCGCCGAAGCCGCGGGGCCGCGCCGGCGGTCGCTTCCGTGGTGCCGCCCCTGGCCGCCGACGAGGCCGTCGCCGCCGTGCCGCGCCATGACGAAGGAGCGCCGCGCCCGGTCGGCGCCGGCGGTTCCGGCGAGCCGGTCGAGCCCAGCCGGGCGGCCGCGCCGGGTCCGGTCTCGATGCCCAGCGGAGCGGCTCCGACGGCCGTGCCGACCGCCCCGGCGTCCTCGGCACCACTCGTCGTGACCCTGGCCTTCAGCGGCGACTGCTGGGTCGAGGCCTTGGTCGACGGACGTCGCCGCCCCGGTGAGCTCAAGATCTCCGGCGAGTCCCTGATGCTCGAAGGCTCGGAGTCGGTCACCCTCACCCTCGGCAACCGGGCCGGTGTCACGGTGACCGCCAATGGCCAGCCGATTGCCCTGCCGCCCTCGAGCAGCAACGTGGTGCGCGGGTTGCGCATCGAGCGCACGAACCTCTCGTCGCCCGCCGAGGCAGCGCCACGCTGA
- a CDS encoding GreA/GreB family elongation factor encodes MSDADPLLLLLLAADWSRLEDEWVEAVAESPADVVRFGRVARATAEAGKEKLAAELLDILDDQLKEKRLWPQRLALLRDVGRIVATGEALHRRIFETLRHLHAGRPSFEPFAEKVGLHRGLEETSKTWEKVDRLDMLLGFDVGAVVEMEGKGVGRVVDVNLALESLRIDLERQKGLVVGFRAASRLLRPLPVDHFLRRKLEAPDELRALGEADPPQLLRALLQSAGKPLTAGEIKETLASLVDEKRWTSWWASARKHPQVVASGGGRQSYHWAASSDHALDSVRAAFAAAKDGAKIEFFRRHGDRDPEFARAMAADLAAIATESRAAEPALAFEIWFALERAGLLPADIGWSVDDLLAPTIDPRRLVSTLEDRLLRERALVMVRERRDDWVGVYRDAATRESDSRVLNLLFEGLRSGAPAERDKLIEEVQSMPRRAPGAFVWLAERAIDDVSLRERNPLRLLQQILSALQDDTFSAFRTRLLALVDSGGTVPRLMSHLTEEQAAQAASLLERAPGLEDYQRSPLTNALHLRFPALRESGSDVLYTTPESLEGKREELRRLVQSEIPANRKAIEEARAMGDLRENFEYKSARERHEYLNARVAGLHRDLARARPIDAKTIDTGEVRIGTRIALEGPAGASRQLTILGPWESRPEDGVISYESELAKGILGRRIGEEVQVGETLYKIAAIAAFR; translated from the coding sequence ATGTCCGATGCCGATCCCCTCCTTCTCCTCCTGTTGGCTGCCGACTGGTCTCGTCTCGAGGACGAGTGGGTCGAAGCGGTCGCCGAGTCGCCCGCAGACGTCGTTCGCTTCGGCAGGGTCGCCCGAGCGACCGCCGAAGCCGGAAAAGAGAAGCTCGCCGCCGAGCTGCTCGATATCCTCGACGACCAGCTCAAAGAAAAGCGGCTCTGGCCGCAGCGACTCGCCCTGCTGCGCGACGTCGGACGGATCGTGGCGACGGGCGAAGCCCTGCACCGGCGGATCTTCGAGACGCTCCGGCATCTCCACGCCGGCCGACCGAGCTTCGAACCGTTCGCCGAGAAGGTCGGCCTGCACCGTGGTCTCGAGGAGACCAGCAAGACCTGGGAGAAGGTGGACCGGCTCGACATGCTGCTCGGCTTCGATGTCGGAGCGGTGGTGGAGATGGAGGGCAAAGGCGTCGGCCGGGTCGTCGACGTCAATCTGGCGCTCGAGAGCCTGCGGATCGACCTGGAGCGGCAGAAGGGGCTGGTCGTCGGCTTCCGCGCGGCATCACGCCTGCTCAGACCGCTCCCGGTCGACCACTTCCTGCGCCGCAAGCTCGAAGCTCCCGACGAGTTGCGCGCGCTCGGCGAGGCGGATCCGCCGCAGCTCCTGCGGGCCCTGCTGCAGAGTGCCGGCAAGCCGCTGACCGCCGGCGAGATCAAAGAGACGCTCGCCAGCCTGGTCGACGAAAAACGCTGGACCTCGTGGTGGGCGTCGGCGCGCAAGCACCCGCAGGTCGTGGCGAGCGGCGGCGGACGGCAGTCCTATCACTGGGCGGCCTCCTCGGATCACGCGCTCGACTCGGTGCGTGCCGCGTTCGCGGCCGCCAAGGACGGCGCGAAGATCGAGTTCTTCCGCCGGCACGGCGACCGCGATCCGGAGTTCGCTCGCGCCATGGCCGCAGATCTCGCCGCGATCGCCACCGAGTCCCGCGCCGCGGAACCGGCGCTCGCCTTCGAGATCTGGTTCGCCCTCGAACGGGCCGGCCTCCTGCCGGCCGACATCGGCTGGTCGGTCGACGACCTTCTCGCGCCGACGATCGACCCGCGCCGCCTCGTGTCGACGCTCGAAGACCGCCTGCTGCGGGAGCGGGCGCTCGTCATGGTCCGCGAGCGGCGCGACGACTGGGTCGGCGTGTATCGCGACGCCGCGACGCGCGAATCGGACTCGCGGGTTCTCAACCTGCTCTTCGAGGGGCTGCGCTCCGGCGCACCGGCGGAGCGCGACAAGCTGATCGAGGAAGTACAGTCGATGCCGCGACGCGCTCCCGGCGCCTTCGTCTGGCTCGCCGAGCGGGCGATCGACGACGTCTCGCTGCGCGAGCGCAATCCGCTGCGCCTCCTGCAGCAGATCCTCTCGGCGTTGCAGGACGACACCTTCTCGGCTTTCCGCACGCGATTGCTCGCGCTGGTCGACTCGGGCGGCACCGTTCCGCGCCTGATGAGTCACTTGACGGAAGAGCAGGCGGCGCAGGCGGCTTCGCTGCTCGAACGCGCCCCCGGCCTCGAGGACTACCAGCGCTCACCGCTGACCAACGCTCTCCACCTGCGCTTTCCCGCGCTGCGCGAGAGCGGTTCGGACGTGCTCTACACCACCCCCGAGTCGCTGGAGGGCAAGCGCGAGGAGCTGCGTCGCCTCGTCCAGTCCGAGATCCCGGCCAACCGCAAGGCGATCGAAGAGGCGCGGGCGATGGGCGACCTGCGAGAGAACTTCGAGTACAAGTCGGCCCGCGAGCGCCACGAATACCTCAATGCCCGCGTGGCCGGCCTGCACCGCGACCTCGCCCGCGCCCGTCCGATCGACGCGAAGACGATCGACACCGGCGAGGTCCGGATCGGCACGCGCATCGCGCTCGAGGGCCCGGCGGGCGCTTCGCGGCAGTTGACCATCCTCGGCCCCTGGGAGAGCCGGCCTGAAGACGGCGTGATCTCCTATGAGTCGGAGCTGGCCAAGGGGATCCTCGGGCGTCGCATCGGCGAAGAGGTCCAGGTCGGCGAGACGCTCTACAAGATCGCCGCGATCGCGGCGTTCCGCTGA
- a CDS encoding N-acetylmuramoyl-L-alanine amidase gives MRPAFDRQWPAFARLLRVAVAALICLVAAATTPSLAATTRAPLEPGLVAVLSDAGDLYLQALPERGEARQHFTRRLSDSPTAWEEIARANRGASRLLAGVRYLVPFRVLRGELQLRVVRELFPHDRAEASGWRHVVARLGKGRAPKLEKIAEWFTGDADHARKLREVNHLDRREPRAGSELVVPAELLSAPFRGLLPEAKVAGAPRAPEAPATAAANPATPVATASPVASSGAVATPASPESTWPAPVEGGPLLEYGQDEKGAYAVYRLRAKEALYSAVVVRFTGQLQAEDVIALAGEIAQRSGIADVTDIPIGYPVKIPRELLLPEYLPSDDPERKRYEADLTETARYRNQVTAKVLEGITVILDAGHGGADVGASMDGTWESLYVYDIVLRIKALLEKRTLAKVYATTSDGEGDAPPDVDILPARRSHRVLTTPPYRIEDSVVGVHLRWYLANNLYRKAVAASGGAGDLKSEERVVFLSVHADSLHPSLRGATVYIPAAERTGGSFQKGGPVFSSRLEVRDQPAVEFSRRDRVRSEGLSRQVGGRLVDAFRAANLAVHPYKPVRDRIIRNRRAWVPAVLRYNAIPAKVLLEVCNLANSEDRRLLRTRAFRQQVAESVASALLAYYGETQAALAPAADPRPGS, from the coding sequence ATGAGGCCGGCTTTCGATCGCCAGTGGCCTGCCTTCGCTCGGCTCCTTCGCGTGGCGGTTGCCGCGCTGATTTGCCTCGTCGCTGCGGCGACGACACCGAGCCTGGCCGCGACGACCCGGGCCCCGCTCGAGCCCGGTCTCGTCGCCGTGCTCTCCGACGCCGGTGACCTCTACTTGCAGGCCCTTCCGGAGCGCGGCGAGGCTCGCCAGCACTTCACGCGGCGGCTCTCGGATTCGCCGACCGCGTGGGAGGAGATCGCCCGGGCCAATCGCGGGGCGTCCCGGCTGCTCGCCGGCGTGCGGTACCTCGTGCCTTTCCGCGTGCTGCGCGGCGAGCTCCAATTGCGCGTGGTGCGCGAGCTCTTTCCGCACGACCGGGCAGAGGCTTCCGGGTGGAGACACGTCGTCGCGCGCCTCGGCAAGGGGCGAGCGCCGAAGCTCGAGAAGATCGCCGAGTGGTTCACCGGCGACGCCGATCATGCGCGCAAGCTGCGCGAGGTCAACCACCTGGACAGGCGCGAGCCGCGAGCCGGCAGCGAGCTCGTCGTTCCCGCCGAGCTGCTGAGCGCGCCGTTCCGCGGCCTGCTTCCCGAGGCGAAGGTGGCAGGTGCTCCGCGCGCTCCGGAGGCGCCGGCGACCGCGGCAGCGAACCCGGCGACTCCGGTGGCCACGGCGTCGCCGGTGGCGTCATCCGGCGCCGTGGCGACACCGGCGTCCCCGGAGTCGACCTGGCCGGCACCCGTCGAGGGCGGACCGCTGCTCGAATACGGTCAGGACGAGAAGGGCGCCTACGCCGTCTACCGGCTGCGCGCGAAGGAGGCGCTCTACTCGGCCGTGGTCGTTCGCTTCACCGGGCAGTTACAGGCCGAGGACGTCATCGCCCTGGCCGGCGAGATCGCCCAGAGGAGCGGCATCGCCGACGTCACCGACATCCCCATCGGCTACCCGGTGAAGATCCCGCGCGAGCTGCTGCTGCCGGAGTATCTGCCGTCCGACGACCCGGAACGCAAGCGCTACGAGGCCGACCTCACCGAGACCGCGCGGTACCGCAACCAGGTCACCGCGAAGGTGCTCGAAGGGATCACGGTCATCCTCGACGCCGGTCACGGTGGCGCCGACGTCGGCGCCTCGATGGACGGGACGTGGGAGAGCCTGTACGTCTACGACATCGTCCTGCGGATCAAGGCGCTGCTCGAGAAGCGGACCCTGGCAAAGGTCTACGCCACGACGAGCGACGGCGAGGGGGACGCGCCGCCGGACGTCGACATCCTGCCCGCGCGACGCTCCCACCGCGTGCTGACGACCCCGCCGTACCGCATCGAGGATTCGGTGGTCGGCGTCCATCTGCGCTGGTATCTCGCCAACAACCTCTATCGCAAGGCGGTGGCGGCGAGCGGGGGAGCGGGCGATCTCAAGTCCGAGGAACGCGTCGTCTTCCTCTCGGTTCACGCGGATTCGCTGCACCCCTCGCTGCGTGGGGCGACGGTCTACATTCCCGCGGCGGAGCGAACCGGTGGCAGTTTCCAGAAGGGCGGTCCGGTGTTCAGCAGCCGCCTCGAGGTGCGCGATCAACCGGCCGTCGAGTTCTCGCGCCGCGATCGTGTACGCAGCGAAGGACTTTCGCGCCAGGTGGGCGGCCGGCTGGTCGACGCGTTTCGCGCTGCGAACCTCGCGGTCCACCCCTACAAGCCGGTGCGCGATCGGATCATCCGCAACCGCCGGGCCTGGGTTCCCGCCGTGCTGCGCTACAACGCGATCCCGGCGAAGGTTCTGCTCGAGGTGTGCAATCTCGCCAACAGCGAGGACCGGCGGCTTCTGAGGACCCGCGCCTTCCGCCAGCAGGTGGCCGAATCGGTCGCCTCGGCGCTCCTCGCCTACTACGGCGAGACCCAGGCAGCGCTGGCGCCGGCGGCGGATCCGCGACCGGGGAGCTGA
- a CDS encoding PilT/PilU family type 4a pilus ATPase codes for MASAELDQLLRQMTESGASDLHLKPTRPPLIRVHGRLLPLGEVPLKPEDIGAMVGSILQPHQKRKLEERMSVDLGYGVHGLARFRGNIYMQRGTLAACFRRIPYQIKTLEDLDLPPVLLEFCELPMGLILVTGPTGSGKSTTLAALVKYITNRRPVHVVTIEDPMEFLFTDGVASISQREVGTDTPAFAEALRNVMRQDPDVIMVGEMRDPETVSTVITAAETGHLVFSTLHTNSATQTVDRILDTFPVDQQNQVRLQLAQVLKGVVSMQLVERLDGTGLIASLEVLKSSPKISKMIEKGETSQLLEEVESSVAYYRMQSMNQSLLSLLVHGTISYAEAMRQSHDPEDLSLKLRRMFPKIEERGGEMSPSTADFSEILMLQQYRKLYEEQEEKIKIRLAEKDERLGELEATIAARDQMVKDFERRLQEASHESERLRGDYNRLRQEAQEKIDKLMDRIRELNQRLIGGGGEATDKKSGIFR; via the coding sequence ATGGCCTCCGCCGAGCTCGATCAACTCCTTCGACAGATGACGGAGAGCGGGGCTTCGGACCTTCACCTGAAGCCGACGCGCCCGCCGCTGATCCGCGTCCACGGCCGCCTCCTGCCTCTGGGCGAGGTGCCCCTCAAGCCCGAGGACATCGGGGCGATGGTCGGCTCGATCCTGCAGCCCCACCAGAAGCGCAAGCTCGAGGAGCGGATGTCGGTCGACCTCGGCTACGGCGTCCACGGCCTGGCGCGGTTCCGCGGCAACATCTACATGCAGCGCGGGACCCTGGCCGCCTGCTTCCGCCGCATCCCGTATCAGATCAAGACGCTCGAGGATCTCGACCTGCCGCCGGTGCTGCTCGAATTCTGCGAGCTGCCGATGGGCCTGATCCTGGTCACCGGTCCGACGGGCAGCGGCAAGTCGACGACGCTCGCTGCGCTCGTCAAGTACATCACCAACCGCCGGCCGGTCCACGTCGTCACGATCGAGGACCCGATGGAGTTCCTCTTCACCGACGGCGTCGCGTCGATCTCGCAGCGCGAGGTCGGCACCGACACGCCGGCCTTCGCCGAAGCGCTGCGCAACGTGATGCGTCAGGATCCCGACGTCATCATGGTCGGCGAGATGCGCGACCCGGAGACGGTCTCGACGGTGATCACGGCCGCCGAGACCGGTCACCTGGTCTTCTCGACCCTGCACACCAATAGCGCGACGCAGACGGTCGACCGCATCCTCGATACCTTCCCGGTCGACCAGCAGAACCAGGTTCGCCTCCAGCTCGCCCAGGTGCTCAAGGGCGTCGTCTCGATGCAGCTTGTCGAGCGGCTCGACGGCACCGGGTTGATCGCCTCGCTCGAAGTGCTGAAGTCCTCGCCGAAGATCTCCAAGATGATCGAGAAGGGCGAGACCAGCCAGCTGCTCGAAGAGGTCGAGTCCTCGGTGGCCTACTATCGGATGCAGTCGATGAACCAGTCGCTGCTCTCGCTGCTCGTGCACGGGACGATCTCGTACGCCGAGGCGATGCGGCAGTCGCACGATCCGGAGGACCTGTCCCTCAAGCTCCGGAGGATGTTCCCCAAGATCGAAGAACGCGGAGGAGAGATGAGCCCGTCGACCGCCGACTTCTCCGAGATCCTCATGCTCCAGCAGTATCGGAAGCTCTACGAGGAGCAGGAAGAAAAGATCAAGATCCGCCTCGCCGAGAAGGACGAACGCCTCGGCGAGCTCGAGGCGACGATCGCCGCGCGTGACCAGATGGTGAAGGACTTCGAGCGGCGCCTGCAGGAGGCCTCGCACGAGAGCGAGCGGCTGCGTGGCGACTACAACCGGCTGCGCCAAGAGGCGCAGGAGAAGATCGACAAGCTGATGGATCGCATCCGGGAGCTCAACCAGCGCCTGATCGGCGGCGGCGGCGAGGCGACCGACAAGAAGTCCGGCATCTTCCGCTGA
- the lexA gene encoding transcriptional repressor LexA codes for MARFLTPKQKAILEFIAEFQADRGVAPTHREICERFGFNSYGTAYKHLRLLADKGYLRRESHQRRGMELLPPKDGEGSSSSSAVPFLGRIAAGQPIEAIAEAETLSVPQWLLGSRPRGHYVLRVTGNSMIGEGIHDGDWVVVERREQAQPGETVVALVGEEVTLKRFYPEGDQIRLQPANPTMTAIRVPASSVQVQGVVVGLMRRF; via the coding sequence GTGGCGCGATTCCTCACCCCGAAGCAGAAGGCCATCCTCGAGTTCATCGCCGAGTTCCAGGCCGACCGTGGCGTCGCGCCGACCCATCGCGAGATTTGCGAGCGGTTCGGGTTCAACTCCTATGGCACGGCCTACAAGCACCTTCGGTTGCTGGCCGACAAGGGCTACCTGCGCCGCGAGTCCCACCAGCGGCGTGGCATGGAGTTGCTCCCGCCCAAGGACGGTGAGGGTTCGTCCTCCTCGTCGGCCGTGCCGTTCCTGGGGCGGATCGCCGCCGGCCAGCCGATCGAGGCGATCGCCGAGGCCGAGACGCTCTCGGTGCCGCAGTGGCTGCTGGGGAGCCGTCCGCGAGGTCACTACGTGCTGCGGGTGACCGGCAACTCGATGATCGGCGAAGGGATCCACGACGGGGACTGGGTCGTAGTCGAGCGACGCGAACAGGCCCAGCCGGGAGAGACCGTCGTCGCGCTGGTGGGAGAAGAGGTCACGCTCAAGCGGTTCTACCCCGAGGGTGACCAGATTCGGCTCCAGCCGGCGAACCCGACCATGACAGCCATCCGTGTCCCGGCGAGCTCCGTCCAGGTTCAGGGTGTCGTCGTCGGCCTGATGCGCCGTTTCTGA
- a CDS encoding serine/threonine protein kinase yields MPPLSLSKLGRYEIVEELGKGAMGVVYLAKDPLIGRLVALKTFRVGFSAQDEELQQFRSRFVREAQSAGILSHPNIVTIHDVVDEADSGVCFIAMEYVRGSNLKTILQQPEPLPFEFVVSIISQVGDALDFAHSRGVIHRDVKPANILITADNKVKITDFGIARLGSSNLTMEGQLLGTPNYMAPEQIQGKEVDHRADIFSLGVVLYEMLTRRKPFQGENLTVVTHRIVHEPFASPDEHIGSLPPGIKAVIARALEKDPAKRYGSASQLAADLQKLLQRPVPAAPELDDTSATQEVPRVSAPAPPPAKSRRTLLIAGGAAALLLLLAGGLWLARSPGPPPPPPTPTRDAVSEEIGNRLAEGRELLSQGDTNGALARVVAAEHLRPDDPRVGALRREIEQTVRDRQNAATVATRVASGLMAAREALDRRRYDEAKVSAQGVLELVPGQPEALDIVRRAEEAIARQRDRPRNLPTAVAVGTSSPTAVPVASSVPPTATVVVSREGTLAVDFHTEVSEGVLTIYADDRQIVREPFRFSKKSGLFRVEKQSGGFQRERTLASGAYTFRIYVALEGRPTKAVTVDGELSGGSRRTLVVRIGAQGEATARLD; encoded by the coding sequence ATGCCCCCCCTCTCCCTCTCCAAGCTCGGTCGCTACGAGATCGTCGAAGAGCTCGGCAAAGGGGCGATGGGCGTGGTCTATCTGGCCAAGGATCCGCTCATCGGCCGCCTGGTGGCGCTCAAGACCTTCCGCGTGGGTTTCTCCGCTCAGGACGAAGAGCTGCAGCAGTTCCGCAGCCGGTTCGTGCGCGAGGCGCAGAGCGCCGGAATCCTCTCCCACCCCAATATCGTGACCATCCACGACGTGGTCGACGAGGCCGATTCGGGCGTCTGCTTCATCGCCATGGAGTACGTCCGTGGCTCGAATCTGAAGACGATCCTCCAGCAGCCCGAACCGCTGCCGTTCGAGTTCGTGGTGAGCATCATTTCGCAGGTCGGCGACGCGCTCGATTTCGCGCACTCGCGGGGGGTGATCCACCGCGACGTTAAGCCGGCCAACATCCTCATCACCGCCGACAACAAGGTCAAGATCACCGACTTCGGAATCGCGCGGCTGGGCAGCTCGAATCTCACCATGGAAGGTCAGCTGCTCGGGACGCCGAACTACATGGCTCCGGAGCAGATCCAGGGCAAGGAGGTCGATCACCGGGCGGACATCTTCTCCCTCGGCGTGGTGCTCTACGAGATGCTCACCCGCCGCAAGCCGTTCCAGGGAGAGAACCTGACGGTGGTGACCCACCGGATCGTCCACGAGCCGTTCGCCTCGCCGGACGAGCACATCGGCTCGCTGCCTCCCGGGATCAAGGCGGTCATCGCGCGGGCCCTGGAGAAGGACCCCGCCAAGCGCTACGGCAGCGCATCGCAGCTGGCCGCCGATCTGCAGAAGTTGCTCCAGCGCCCAGTGCCGGCGGCCCCGGAGCTGGACGACACCTCGGCGACCCAGGAGGTCCCGCGCGTCAGCGCGCCGGCTCCGCCGCCGGCCAAGTCGCGCCGCACGCTGCTGATCGCCGGCGGCGCCGCGGCCCTGCTCCTCCTTCTCGCTGGCGGTCTCTGGCTCGCGCGTTCTCCGGGGCCGCCGCCTCCGCCACCGACGCCGACCCGCGACGCGGTTTCCGAAGAGATCGGCAACCGCCTGGCCGAAGGGCGCGAGCTCCTGTCGCAGGGCGATACGAACGGCGCGCTCGCGCGGGTCGTGGCGGCGGAGCACCTGCGTCCCGACGACCCGCGAGTCGGTGCGCTGCGCCGTGAGATCGAACAGACGGTGCGCGACCGACAGAATGCCGCCACCGTGGCGACGCGCGTGGCCAGTGGACTGATGGCCGCGCGCGAGGCGCTGGACCGCCGGCGCTACGACGAGGCGAAGGTCTCCGCCCAGGGCGTCCTCGAGCTCGTGCCGGGACAGCCCGAGGCTCTCGACATCGTCCGGCGAGCAGAAGAGGCGATCGCGCGCCAACGCGATCGGCCGCGCAACCTGCCGACTGCCGTCGCGGTCGGCACCTCGTCGCCGACGGCGGTGCCTGTGGCCTCGTCGGTGCCCCCGACGGCGACGGTCGTCGTCTCTCGCGAAGGGACGTTGGCGGTCGATTTCCACACCGAGGTGTCCGAGGGTGTCCTGACGATCTATGCCGACGACCGGCAGATCGTCCGTGAGCCGTTCCGCTTCTCGAAGAAGTCGGGCCTCTTCCGGGTCGAGAAACAGTCCGGCGGCTTCCAGCGCGAACGGACGCTCGCTTCCGGCGCCTACACCTTCCGGATCTACGTGGCGCTCGAAGGCCGTCCCACGAAGGCGGTGACGGTCGACGGGGAGCTTTCCGGAGGCAGCCGGCGGACCTTGGTCGTCCGCATCGGCGCGCAAGGCGAGGCCACCGCGCGTCTCGACTGA